One region of Pseudomonas glycinae genomic DNA includes:
- a CDS encoding putative bifunctional diguanylate cyclase/phosphodiesterase, with translation MECAQPQPGEGSSVLLIVDDYPENLISMRALLQRQDWQVITAASGFEALSLLLEHDVDLVLLDVQMPGMDGFEVARLMRGSQRTRLTPIIFLTANEQSQDAVIKGYASGAVDYLFKPFDPQILKPKVQALLEHQRNRRALQRLSQDLESARAFNASVLDNAAEGILVLGEDGLIRFANPAISRLLNAPVKELEGQEFLDFLQKPHIPLWADSEFYASYKRGETLRLHDALLRTAPGQQVPVALSCAPLPSEQHAMVVTVLDMSVVRHLHQQLEFQAVTDPLTGLLNRRGFYQTVENLLLRGERTDSSWVLMYLDLDGFKRVNDSLGHDAGDRVLRWVSEQLKACLRPFDILARMGGDEFTALLDLEFPEQAAKIAEKLIERVSICQQIEGLDIALGASIGIATYPDCGNNLDGLLRASDIAMYEAKRAGRQQYRFYDHEMNGRARSRLMLEESVRNAIENRDFNLVYQPQVAIGDGRVRGFEALLRWQHPSVGDVPPGLFLPLLEEATLISRLGSWIYHRSAGQRKAWEAEFSKELVIGVSLSNTQFGLPNLVTELRQVLERHGLQPHQMEVEVTEEALTINPDETRKQLKLLRNLGVRVALDDFGSGACSLAHLRDLELDTLKLDRHLIARLPDSSRDASLVRTVINLCKEYGLLVIAEGVETVEQYRWLQAHGCEYVQGFLVARPLVAEDTARFTEPFDWSALAG, from the coding sequence ATGGAATGCGCGCAACCCCAGCCAGGTGAAGGCAGCTCAGTCCTTTTGATCGTTGATGACTACCCTGAAAATCTGATCAGCATGCGCGCATTGCTGCAGCGCCAGGACTGGCAGGTGATTACCGCGGCTTCCGGTTTTGAAGCCCTCAGCCTGCTGCTCGAACACGACGTTGATCTGGTGCTGCTGGATGTGCAGATGCCGGGTATGGACGGCTTCGAAGTCGCGCGCCTGATGCGCGGCAGTCAGCGCACGCGCCTGACCCCCATTATTTTCCTCACCGCCAACGAGCAGTCCCAGGACGCCGTGATCAAGGGTTATGCCAGCGGTGCGGTGGATTATCTGTTCAAACCGTTCGATCCGCAGATTCTCAAGCCAAAAGTCCAGGCGCTGCTCGAACACCAGCGCAATCGTCGGGCCTTGCAGCGCTTGAGCCAGGATCTGGAATCGGCGCGGGCCTTCAATGCTTCGGTGCTGGACAACGCTGCCGAAGGCATTCTGGTGTTGGGCGAGGATGGCTTGATTCGCTTCGCCAACCCGGCGATTTCCCGGCTGCTCAATGCGCCGGTGAAGGAACTGGAAGGGCAGGAGTTTCTCGATTTCCTGCAGAAACCGCACATTCCGCTGTGGGCCGATTCCGAGTTTTATGCCAGTTACAAACGTGGCGAGACGTTGCGCTTACACGACGCGTTGCTGCGTACCGCGCCGGGCCAGCAAGTGCCGGTGGCCTTGTCCTGCGCGCCGCTGCCGAGTGAACAGCACGCGATGGTGGTGACGGTGCTGGACATGTCGGTGGTGCGCCATCTGCATCAGCAGCTGGAATTTCAGGCGGTCACCGATCCGCTGACCGGGCTGCTCAATCGCCGGGGTTTCTACCAGACTGTGGAAAACCTGCTGCTGCGCGGTGAGCGCACGGACAGCAGTTGGGTGTTGATGTACCTCGATCTCGACGGCTTCAAAAGGGTCAACGATTCCCTCGGCCATGATGCCGGGGACCGAGTGTTGCGCTGGGTCTCCGAACAATTGAAAGCCTGCCTGCGACCGTTCGACATTCTGGCGCGGATGGGCGGCGATGAATTCACCGCGCTGCTGGATCTGGAATTCCCCGAGCAAGCGGCGAAGATTGCCGAGAAACTCATTGAGCGGGTGTCGATCTGTCAGCAGATCGAAGGTCTCGATATTGCCCTGGGCGCGAGCATCGGCATCGCCACTTACCCCGATTGCGGCAACAACCTCGACGGTTTGCTGCGTGCCTCGGACATTGCCATGTACGAGGCCAAGCGTGCCGGGCGTCAGCAATATCGCTTCTACGATCATGAAATGAATGGCCGTGCGCGGTCGCGGCTGATGCTGGAAGAGAGTGTGCGCAACGCCATCGAGAATCGCGATTTCAATCTGGTGTATCAGCCGCAGGTGGCGATTGGTGATGGTCGCGTTCGTGGTTTCGAGGCGTTGCTGCGCTGGCAGCACCCGAGCGTCGGCGACGTGCCGCCGGGGTTGTTCCTGCCGTTGCTGGAAGAGGCGACGCTGATCAGCCGCCTCGGCAGCTGGATCTATCATCGCAGCGCCGGGCAGCGTAAGGCGTGGGAGGCCGAATTTTCCAAGGAACTGGTGATCGGTGTGAGCCTGAGCAACACCCAGTTCGGCCTGCCGAATCTGGTCACCGAATTGCGCCAGGTGCTGGAGCGCCATGGTTTGCAGCCGCACCAGATGGAAGTGGAAGTGACTGAAGAGGCGCTGACGATCAACCCGGACGAGACCCGCAAGCAGTTGAAGCTGCTGCGCAATCTCGGGGTGCGGGTGGCGCTGGACGATTTCGGTTCCGGGGCCTGCTCGCTGGCGCATTTGCGCGATCTGGAACTGGACACTCTAAAGCTCGATCGCCACCTGATCGCCCGATTGCCGGACTCGTCCCGTGATGCTTCGCTGGTGCGCACGGTCATCAATCTGTGCAAGGAATACGGCTTGCTGGTGATTGCCGAAGGCGTGGAAACCGTTGAGCAATACCGGTGGCTGCAAGCTCATGGTTGTGAGTACGTACAAGGCTTTCTGGTGGCGCGGCCGTTGGTCGCCGAGGACACCGCACGCTTTACCGAGCCGTTCGACTGGAGCGCGTTGGCCGGTTGA
- a CDS encoding M48 family metallopeptidase encodes MTALKYLQAYPANLQDQVRQLIADNRLGDYLSQRYPGRHDVQSDKALYGYALDLKQEYLRNAPAIDKVLFDNRLDLTHRALGLHTTVSRVQGGKLKAKKEIRIASLFKEAAPEFLKMIVVHELAHFKESDHNKAFYKLCEHMLPGYHQVEFDLRVYLTWRDMQ; translated from the coding sequence ATGACTGCGTTGAAATACCTCCAGGCCTATCCCGCGAATCTGCAGGATCAGGTGCGCCAATTGATCGCTGACAACCGCCTCGGTGATTACCTGAGCCAACGCTATCCGGGCCGCCACGATGTGCAGAGCGACAAGGCGTTGTACGGCTACGCGCTGGACTTGAAGCAGGAATACCTGCGCAACGCCCCGGCCATCGACAAGGTGCTGTTCGACAACCGCCTCGACCTGACCCATCGTGCCCTCGGCCTGCACACCACGGTGTCGCGGGTGCAGGGCGGCAAGCTCAAGGCCAAGAAAGAGATTCGTATCGCCTCGCTGTTCAAGGAGGCCGCGCCTGAGTTTCTGAAGATGATCGTCGTGCATGAACTGGCGCACTTCAAGGAGTCGGATCACAACAAGGCGTTCTATAAGTTATGTGAGCACATGCTGCCGGGCTACCACCAGGTCGAGTTCGACCTGCGGGTGTATCTGACCTGGCGAGACATGCAATAA
- a CDS encoding winged helix-turn-helix domain-containing protein has product MDVSKTKSSFYRRLYVAYLIDSGLASSVPALTEVTGMPRRTAQDTIAALADLDIVCEFEQEEGARNHAGRYRIRDWGAIDRGWIERNLRQIKAVLEYP; this is encoded by the coding sequence ATGGACGTAAGCAAGACCAAGAGCAGTTTCTACCGGCGCTTGTACGTGGCGTACCTGATCGACAGCGGCCTGGCCAGCAGTGTGCCGGCGCTGACCGAGGTCACCGGCATGCCCCGGCGCACGGCGCAGGACACCATTGCGGCGCTGGCGGATCTGGATATTGTCTGCGAGTTCGAACAGGAAGAGGGCGCGCGCAATCATGCGGGGCGCTATCGGATTCGTGATTGGGGGGCGATTGATCGGGGGTGGATCGAGCGGAATTTGCGGCAGATAAAAGCTGTTCTCGAGTATCCCTGA
- a CDS encoding GNAT family N-acetyltransferase, protein MTIEWVCKHHSDLGLEQLYAILKLRSEVFVVEQRCAYLDPDGQDLDGDTCHLMGWDGDQLVAYLRLLDPESQGGDVVIGRVLTAPAGRGKGLGHEMMEQALKQAQRRWPEVPIYLSAQAHLQGYYGRYGFVVAGEEYLEDDIPHIGMRRS, encoded by the coding sequence ATGACAATCGAGTGGGTCTGCAAACATCACAGCGATCTGGGACTGGAGCAGCTGTATGCCATTTTGAAATTGCGCTCGGAAGTGTTCGTGGTCGAACAGCGCTGCGCGTACCTGGATCCGGACGGTCAGGATCTGGACGGTGACACCTGCCATTTGATGGGCTGGGACGGTGATCAGCTGGTGGCATACCTGCGCCTGCTGGACCCGGAATCCCAGGGCGGCGACGTGGTGATCGGCCGCGTGCTGACGGCGCCGGCCGGGCGTGGCAAAGGACTGGGGCATGAAATGATGGAACAGGCGCTGAAACAGGCGCAGAGGCGTTGGCCTGAAGTGCCAATCTATCTGTCGGCCCAGGCGCATTTGCAGGGGTATTACGGGCGGTACGGGTTTGTCGTGGCGGGTGAGGAATATCTGGAGGATGACATTCCGCACATCGGGATGCGGCGTTCCTGA
- a CDS encoding substrate-binding periplasmic protein — protein sequence MPRLHRAFALIGLLLLGQSAAAEKLRLVFDVWPPFTDDTLVNGGLATDIVSTALARAGYASGYEQVPWARALMGVGEGRYDVLVNAWYNDERTKLGQFSAEYLLNRVRFLKRKDAPIEYNNLQELHTYPIAVVRGYAYSAPFDADTALQKVPVHNFAMAVRMLAADRVKLTLEDEYVARYYLARESPKVRNAVEFLPKPLSENSLHILVSLKNPQHEQIVAGFDKAIASMKADGSYDKLLRQHGM from the coding sequence ATGCCGCGATTGCATCGAGCCTTTGCTTTGATCGGATTGCTGTTGCTGGGTCAAAGCGCGGCAGCGGAGAAATTGCGTCTGGTGTTCGACGTCTGGCCGCCCTTTACCGATGACACACTGGTCAACGGTGGGCTGGCGACCGACATCGTCAGCACGGCCCTGGCCCGTGCCGGTTATGCCAGCGGTTATGAGCAGGTGCCGTGGGCGCGGGCGTTGATGGGGGTTGGCGAAGGACGTTACGACGTGCTGGTCAACGCCTGGTACAACGACGAGCGCACGAAGCTGGGCCAGTTTTCCGCCGAGTACCTGCTCAATCGCGTGCGCTTCCTCAAGCGCAAGGACGCACCCATCGAATACAACAACCTGCAGGAGCTGCACACCTATCCGATTGCGGTGGTGCGCGGCTATGCCTATTCGGCGCCGTTCGATGCTGACACCGCGTTGCAGAAAGTCCCTGTGCATAACTTTGCCATGGCCGTGCGCATGCTTGCGGCGGATCGGGTCAAGCTGACCCTGGAAGACGAATACGTCGCCCGCTATTACCTGGCCCGGGAATCACCGAAAGTGCGCAACGCGGTGGAGTTTCTGCCCAAGCCGCTGAGCGAGAACAGCCTGCACATCCTGGTCAGCCTGAAGAACCCGCAGCACGAACAGATCGTGGCCGGGTTCGACAAGGCGATTGCGTCGATGAAGGCCGATGGCAGCTATGACAAGCTGCTCAGGCAGCACGGGATGTAA
- the yccS gene encoding YccS family putative transporter, with protein MSSTSFRQSLRRLWALDKFSYSVRVFIALTGSMALCWYQDEMGLLIPLFLGIIASALAETDDSWQGRLNALAVTLVCFSVAALSVELLFPYPIVFVIALALASFGLTMLGALGERYGAIASATLILSVYTMIGVDQRGGAVTDFWHEPMLLVAGAAWYGLLSVLWQAMFSNQPVQQSLARLFRELGYYLKLKSSLFEPIRQLDVEARRLELAQQNGRVVAALNSAKEIILHRVGNGRPGSKVSRYLKLYFLAQDIHERASSSHYPYNALADAFFHSDVLFRCQRLLRQQGKVCRALAESIQMRQPFIYDASFAEALSDLHASLEHLRIQSNPAWRGLLRSLRALAANLGTLDRLLSDASNPDALADATDSSLLDRSPRNFKDVWIRLRTQLTPTSLLFRHALRLPLALSIGYGMVHLIHPSQGYWIILTTLFVCQPNYGATRRKLGQRIFGTAIGLTIAWALFDLFPNPLVQSCFAIAAGVVFFTNRTTRYTVATAAITIMVLFCFNQVGDGYGLFVPRLFDTLLGSLIAGLAVFLFLPDWQGRRLNKVLANTLTCNSIYLRQIMQQYAAGKSDDLAYRLARRNAHNADAALSTTLANMLMEPGHFRKEADVGFRFLVLSHTLLSYLSGLGAHRETQLPAEVREHLIDGAGVSLAASIDEIAQGLASKQPIAIQSDEEEALANELEQMPDEIDEGQRLVQTQLALICRQLGPLRTLAAHLIKDTAEN; from the coding sequence ATGTCCTCGACCTCGTTTCGTCAGTCTTTGCGGCGCCTGTGGGCGCTGGATAAATTCAGCTACAGCGTGCGGGTGTTCATCGCCCTGACCGGCAGCATGGCGCTGTGCTGGTATCAGGATGAAATGGGGCTGCTGATCCCGTTATTCCTCGGGATTATCGCCAGCGCCCTGGCCGAGACCGACGACAGTTGGCAGGGCCGCCTCAACGCACTGGCGGTGACACTGGTGTGTTTCAGCGTTGCGGCGCTGTCCGTGGAATTGCTGTTCCCCTACCCCATCGTGTTCGTCATCGCTTTGGCATTGGCCAGTTTCGGCCTGACCATGCTTGGGGCGCTCGGCGAGCGTTATGGTGCGATTGCTTCGGCGACCCTGATTCTTTCCGTCTACACCATGATCGGCGTGGATCAGCGCGGCGGCGCGGTCACGGATTTCTGGCACGAGCCGATGCTGCTGGTGGCCGGCGCCGCGTGGTACGGCCTGCTGTCGGTGCTGTGGCAGGCGATGTTTTCCAATCAGCCGGTGCAGCAGAGTCTGGCGCGGTTGTTCCGCGAACTGGGCTATTACCTGAAGCTGAAATCTTCGCTGTTCGAGCCGATCCGTCAGCTGGACGTGGAGGCGCGGCGACTAGAGCTGGCCCAGCAGAATGGTCGGGTCGTCGCAGCCCTGAACAGCGCCAAGGAAATCATCCTGCACCGGGTCGGCAACGGTCGTCCTGGCTCGAAAGTCAGCCGTTACCTGAAGCTGTACTTCCTGGCGCAAGACATCCACGAACGCGCCAGCTCTTCCCACTACCCCTACAACGCCTTGGCCGATGCGTTTTTCCACAGCGATGTCTTGTTCCGCTGCCAGCGGCTGTTGCGCCAGCAAGGCAAGGTCTGCCGTGCATTGGCCGAATCGATCCAGATGCGCCAGCCATTCATCTACGACGCGAGTTTCGCCGAAGCCCTGAGCGACCTGCACGCCTCCCTCGAACACCTGCGCATCCAAAGCAACCCGGCCTGGCGCGGGCTGCTGCGTTCATTGCGCGCACTGGCGGCCAACCTCGGCACCCTCGACCGCTTGCTCAGCGACGCCAGCAACCCCGACGCCTTGGCCGATGCCACCGACAGCAGCCTGCTCGACCGCTCGCCGCGCAACTTCAAGGACGTGTGGATTCGCTTGCGCACGCAGCTGACGCCAACCTCGCTGCTGTTCCGTCACGCCCTGCGCTTGCCGCTGGCGTTGAGCATCGGCTACGGCATGGTGCATTTGATTCACCCGTCGCAGGGTTACTGGATCATCCTCACGACACTGTTCGTCTGCCAGCCGAACTACGGCGCCACCCGGCGCAAACTCGGTCAGCGGATTTTCGGCACGGCGATCGGTCTGACGATTGCCTGGGCGCTGTTCGATCTGTTCCCGAATCCGCTGGTGCAGTCGTGCTTCGCCATCGCCGCCGGCGTGGTGTTCTTTACCAACCGCACCACCCGCTACACCGTGGCCACTGCCGCGATCACGATCATGGTGCTGTTCTGCTTCAACCAGGTCGGCGATGGTTATGGTCTGTTTGTGCCGCGGTTGTTCGATACCTTGCTCGGCAGCCTGATCGCCGGGCTCGCGGTGTTCCTGTTCCTGCCGGACTGGCAGGGTCGGCGCCTGAATAAGGTGCTGGCCAACACCCTCACCTGTAACAGCATTTACCTGCGCCAGATCATGCAGCAATACGCCGCCGGCAAGAGCGACGACCTCGCTTATCGCCTGGCCCGGCGCAACGCGCACAACGCCGACGCGGCACTGTCGACCACGCTGGCGAACATGCTGATGGAGCCGGGGCATTTCCGGAAGGAAGCCGACGTGGGCTTCCGCTTCCTGGTGCTGTCGCACACCTTGCTCAGCTATCTGTCAGGCCTTGGCGCACACCGCGAAACCCAGTTGCCGGCCGAGGTGCGCGAACACCTGATCGACGGCGCCGGGGTGAGTCTGGCGGCGAGCATCGATGAGATCGCCCAGGGTCTGGCGAGCAAACAGCCGATAGCGATTCAAAGCGATGAGGAAGAAGCGCTGGCCAATGAGCTGGAGCAGATGCCGGACGAAATCGACGAAGGCCAGCGGCTGGTGCAGACGCAACTGGCGCTGATCTGCCGCCAGCTCGGCCCATTGCGCACGCTGGCGGCGCATCTGATCAAGGACACCGCCGAGAATTGA
- a CDS encoding NAD(P)/FAD-dependent oxidoreductase: MRSTEVVIIGAGAAGLMCALTAAGRGRQVLLLDHANKAGKKILMSGGGRCNFTNMYTEPSNFLSQNAHFCKSALARYTQWDFIGMVAKHGVPYHEKKLGQLFCDNKSSDILGMLLDECDQVGVNLHLDTSIQTIEKVEGGYLLDTTLGQIQCQSLVIATGGLSIPTLGATGFGYQVAKQFGHDLLPTRAGLVPFTITDQLKDLCTELSGTSVDCLVSCNDQSFRENILFTHRGLSGPAILQISSFWEPGDTVEINLLPDHDAASWLQQQTAERPNSELKTLLGEIFTKKMANLLADNWFVSKPMKQYTHAELADIAEKLGSWKVVPAGTEGYRTAEVTLGGVDTREVSSKTMESLKSPGLYFVGEVLDVTGHLGGFNFQWAWASGYAAAQYV; encoded by the coding sequence TTGCGCTCTACCGAAGTCGTGATCATTGGCGCTGGCGCCGCAGGGTTGATGTGTGCACTGACCGCCGCCGGGCGTGGGCGTCAGGTGTTGCTGCTCGACCACGCGAACAAGGCCGGCAAGAAAATCCTGATGTCCGGCGGTGGGCGCTGCAACTTCACCAACATGTACACCGAACCGAGCAATTTCCTCTCGCAGAACGCGCACTTCTGCAAATCCGCACTGGCCCGCTACACCCAGTGGGATTTCATCGGCATGGTCGCCAAGCACGGCGTGCCGTATCACGAGAAGAAGCTCGGCCAACTGTTCTGCGATAACAAATCCAGCGACATCCTCGGCATGCTGCTGGACGAGTGCGATCAGGTCGGCGTCAACCTGCACCTCGACACCTCGATCCAGACCATCGAGAAGGTCGAGGGCGGTTACCTGCTCGACACCACCCTCGGCCAGATCCAGTGCCAGTCGCTGGTGATCGCCACCGGTGGCCTGTCGATCCCGACGTTGGGCGCCACCGGTTTCGGTTATCAGGTCGCCAAACAGTTCGGCCACGACCTGCTGCCGACCCGCGCCGGTCTGGTGCCGTTCACCATCACCGATCAGCTCAAGGATTTGTGCACCGAACTGTCCGGCACCTCGGTGGATTGTCTGGTCAGCTGCAACGACCAGAGCTTTCGCGAGAACATCCTGTTCACTCACCGTGGCCTCAGTGGTCCGGCGATTCTGCAGATTTCCTCGTTCTGGGAGCCGGGCGACACGGTCGAGATCAACTTGCTGCCCGATCACGACGCCGCAAGCTGGCTGCAACAGCAGACTGCCGAACGCCCGAACAGCGAACTGAAAACGCTGCTCGGCGAAATCTTCACCAAGAAAATGGCCAACCTGCTGGCGGACAACTGGTTCGTCTCCAAACCGATGAAGCAGTACACCCATGCCGAACTGGCGGACATCGCCGAGAAGCTGGGCAGCTGGAAAGTCGTCCCGGCCGGCACCGAAGGCTACCGCACTGCCGAAGTGACGCTGGGTGGCGTCGACACCCGCGAAGTTTCGTCCAAGACCATGGAATCGCTGAAAAGCCCGGGCCTGTACTTTGTCGGCGAAGTGCTGGATGTCACCGGGCATCTGGGCGGATTCAACTTCCAGTGGGCATGGGCCTCTGGCTACGCTGCCGCGCAGTACGTCTGA
- the dbpA gene encoding ATP-dependent RNA helicase DbpA, whose protein sequence is MTTIATAFNTLPLSAAMLANLDSLGYAQMTPIQAQSLPVILKGMDLIAQAKTGSGKTAAFGIGLLNPINPRYFGCQALVICPTRELADQVAKEIRRLARAEDNIKVLTLCGGVSFGPQIGSLEHGAHIIVGTPGRIQQHLRKGSLVLDGLNTLILDEADRMLDMGFYDAIEDIIEQTPARRQTLLFSATYPVGIKQLASKFMRDPQTVKAEAFHDDTQIEQRFYEISPEERMSAVTKVLHHFRPASTVAFCFTKQQVQETVDHLTSKGISAVGLHGDLEQRDRDQVLAMFANRSTSVLVATDVAARGLDIDALDMVINVELARDSEIHIHRVGRTGRAGEKGIAVSLVAPSEAHRAQAIEQLQKTPLNWDQVDNLKSQGGAPLQPPMSTLCIAGGRKDKVRPGDILGALTGEAGIPGAQVGKIAIFDFQSYVAVERTVVMQALQRLNNGKIKGRSLRVRVL, encoded by the coding sequence GTGACCACCATCGCCACCGCTTTTAATACTTTGCCGCTGTCCGCCGCCATGCTGGCTAACCTCGACTCCCTCGGTTATGCCCAGATGACGCCGATCCAGGCGCAGAGCTTGCCGGTGATCCTCAAGGGGATGGACCTGATCGCCCAGGCCAAGACCGGCAGCGGCAAGACCGCCGCGTTCGGCATCGGCCTGCTGAACCCGATCAATCCGCGCTACTTCGGTTGCCAGGCGCTGGTAATTTGCCCGACCCGCGAACTGGCCGACCAAGTCGCCAAGGAAATCCGTCGCCTGGCCCGCGCCGAAGACAACATCAAGGTCCTGACCCTGTGCGGCGGCGTGTCCTTCGGCCCGCAGATCGGCTCGCTGGAGCACGGCGCGCACATCATCGTCGGCACGCCGGGGCGCATCCAGCAGCACCTGCGCAAGGGTTCGCTGGTCCTCGACGGCCTCAACACGCTGATCCTCGACGAAGCCGACCGCATGCTCGACATGGGCTTCTACGACGCCATCGAAGACATCATCGAACAGACCCCGGCCCGCCGTCAGACCCTGCTGTTCTCGGCCACCTACCCGGTGGGCATCAAGCAACTGGCGTCGAAGTTCATGCGCGATCCGCAAACGGTCAAGGCCGAAGCGTTCCACGACGACACGCAGATCGAGCAGCGCTTCTACGAGATTTCCCCGGAAGAGCGCATGAGCGCGGTGACCAAGGTTCTGCATCACTTCCGCCCAGCCTCCACCGTGGCCTTCTGCTTCACCAAGCAGCAGGTTCAGGAAACCGTCGATCACCTGACCTCCAAAGGCATTTCCGCCGTCGGCCTGCACGGCGATCTGGAACAGCGTGACCGCGATCAGGTGTTGGCGATGTTCGCCAACCGCAGTACTTCGGTACTGGTTGCCACCGACGTTGCCGCCCGTGGTTTGGACATCGACGCGCTGGACATGGTGATCAACGTCGAACTGGCCCGCGACTCGGAAATCCACATTCACCGCGTCGGCCGTACCGGTCGTGCCGGCGAGAAAGGCATCGCGGTCAGCCTGGTGGCGCCGTCCGAAGCGCACCGCGCGCAAGCCATCGAACAACTGCAGAAGACCCCGCTGAACTGGGATCAGGTGGACAACCTCAAGTCCCAGGGCGGTGCCCCGCTGCAACCGCCGATGAGCACGCTGTGCATCGCTGGCGGGCGTAAGGACAAAGTCCGTCCGGGCGACATTCTCGGCGCACTGACCGGCGAAGCCGGCATCCCGGGCGCCCAGGTCGGCAAGATCGCGATCTTTGACTTCCAGTCCTATGTGGCCGTCGAGCGCACCGTGGTCATGCAGGCGCTGCAGCGTTTGAACAACGGCAAGATCAAGGGCCGTTCGCTGCGCGTCCGGGTTTTGTAA
- the mdtD gene encoding multidrug transporter subunit MdtD: MPNRPPLDAITARWLPWVVAIAFFMQSLDGTILNTALPAMARDLAEDPLRMQGVIIAYMLTVALLIPASGWIADRFGTKKIFFGAILLFSLGSLLCALSSSLSMLIGARVIQGLGGALMLPVGRLVVLRAYPRSELVRIMGFITIPGLLGPLIGPTMGGWMVEYLTWHWIFLINLPVGVIGCYAVWKFIPDLRGTERTRFDSLGFLLFGAAMVLITIAMEGLGELHLPHLRVMLLLFGGMACLAAYWLRAGHIENPLFAPSLFKTRTFAVGILGNLFARLGSGALPFLVPLLLQVALGYSPSQAGMSMLPLAAAAMVAKWGARPLIERLGYRIVLTGNTLLLGIMLASMGLVSEQTPYWLLLCLLAVLGAINSLQFTAMNTVTLIDLDDASASSGNSLLSVVAQLSLSLGVACAGALLGGFTAEVGNDGVETVLGAFQLTFVTVGIMAMLAATIFSQLSKEDGRRAKRREEHIEH; encoded by the coding sequence ATGCCCAACCGCCCGCCTCTCGACGCCATCACCGCCCGCTGGTTGCCATGGGTCGTCGCCATCGCTTTCTTCATGCAGTCCCTCGACGGGACCATCCTCAACACCGCCCTGCCGGCCATGGCCAGGGATCTGGCCGAGGACCCGCTGCGCATGCAGGGCGTGATCATCGCCTACATGCTCACCGTGGCCCTGCTGATTCCGGCCTCGGGCTGGATCGCCGACCGCTTCGGCACCAAGAAAATCTTCTTCGGCGCGATCCTGCTGTTCAGCCTCGGCTCGCTGCTCTGCGCCTTGTCGAGCAGCCTGAGCATGCTGATCGGCGCGCGGGTGATCCAGGGCCTCGGCGGTGCGCTGATGCTGCCGGTCGGACGCCTGGTGGTGCTGCGCGCCTACCCGCGTTCGGAACTGGTGCGGATCATGGGCTTCATCACCATTCCCGGCCTGCTCGGCCCGCTGATCGGTCCGACCATGGGCGGCTGGATGGTCGAATACCTGACGTGGCACTGGATCTTCCTGATCAACCTGCCGGTCGGCGTCATCGGTTGCTACGCGGTGTGGAAATTCATCCCCGACCTGCGCGGCACCGAGCGTACGCGTTTCGATAGCCTGGGGTTCCTGCTGTTCGGCGCGGCGATGGTGCTGATCACCATCGCCATGGAAGGCCTCGGCGAACTGCACCTGCCGCACCTGCGGGTGATGCTGTTGCTGTTCGGCGGCATGGCATGTCTGGCGGCGTACTGGCTGCGCGCCGGGCACATTGAAAACCCGCTGTTCGCGCCGTCGCTGTTCAAGACCCGCACCTTCGCGGTCGGCATTCTCGGCAACCTGTTCGCCCGTCTGGGCAGCGGCGCCCTGCCGTTTCTGGTGCCGTTGCTGTTGCAAGTGGCGCTGGGTTACTCGCCGTCCCAGGCCGGGATGAGCATGCTGCCGTTGGCGGCTGCGGCGATGGTTGCCAAGTGGGGCGCGCGGCCACTGATCGAGCGCTTGGGCTATCGCATCGTGCTGACCGGCAACACCCTGCTTCTGGGAATCATGCTGGCGAGCATGGGTCTGGTCAGCGAGCAGACGCCGTACTGGCTGCTGCTGTGCCTGCTGGCGGTTCTCGGGGCGATCAACTCGCTGCAATTCACCGCGATGAACACCGTGACCCTGATCGATCTCGACGACGCCAGCGCCAGCAGCGGCAACAGCCTGCTGTCGGTGGTGGCGCAGTTGTCGCTGAGCCTCGGTGTGGCGTGCGCCGGTGCGCTGCTTGGCGGCTTTACGGCGGAAGTCGGCAACGACGGCGTTGAGACCGTGTTGGGCGCATTTCAGCTCACGTTCGTGACCGTGGGGATCATGGCGATGCTGGCGGCGACGATTTTCTCGCAGCTGTCGAAAGAGGACGGAAGGCGCGCCAAACGCCGGGAAGAACATATCGAGCATTGA